From Triticum aestivum cultivar Chinese Spring chromosome 4A, IWGSC CS RefSeq v2.1, whole genome shotgun sequence, a single genomic window includes:
- the LOC123081554 gene encoding cytochrome P450 716A1: MAYSILLGAVIALLVAAVLQLFHKNFYRLYYSAYKLPPGNLGMPVIGSTFSLLRACRSNTDDQWFRDRIKKYGPVSTMSLFGSPTVLLAGPAANHFIFGNDGLILTQTGALRALVGRSVLALTGSELKLVRSALQGYLKPEMVRRYVCKIDHEVRSHIELNWVGRDSITVLPMVRRLSLAIICSVVLGQESATIKEGLCTDFVTLGKAILSFPVNIPFTRFNKGMAASAKIRKAITNIAHKREESLLQEANATSDNDFISYMLILRSQGAHSLTLEDIVDNTMGLIVGAHETTSALITFMIRYLYNEPDILDKVTREQDEIAQNKNPKDALTWDDVAKMKYTWKVAMETLRTIPPVFGSFRTTTKDIEYQGYHIPKGWKVFAAQSVTHMDSQFFHEPNKFNPSRFEKSAPPYCYMPFGGGPRMCPGNVFARVETMVAMHYLVRQFRWEITCEKETYKRDPKPTPILGLPIKLKLRPLAKNLQVTTMDTEIG; the protein is encoded by the exons ATGGCTTACTCCATTCTCCTCGGGGCAGTAATTGCGTTGCTTGTAGCTGCAGTTCTCCAACTCTTTCACAAAAACTTCTACAGGCTCTACTACTCAGCCTATAAGCTGCCTCCTGGTAATCTCGGCATGCCGGTTATCGGCAGTACTTTCTCTCTCCTCCGCGCCTGCCGCAGCAACACCGACGACCAATGGTTCCGAGACCGGATCAAGAAATATGGCCCGGTCTCTACCATGTCGTTGTTTGGGTCGCCGACGGTGCTACTGGCCGGGCCGGCGGCGAACCACTTCATATTCGGCAACGACGGACTCATCTTGACGCAGACAGGCGCGCTGAGAGCCCTCGTTGGGCGGTCGGTACTGGCACTCACGGGCAGCGAACTGAAGCTGGTCCGCAGCGCCCTGCAGGGTTACTTGAAGCCAGAAATGGTGAGGAGATACGTCTGCAAGATAGACCATGAGGTCAGGAGCCACATCGAACTAAACTGGGTCGGTCGTGACTCTATCACG GTCCTACCAATGGTGAGGAGACTTTCGCTTGCTATCATATGTTCGGTTGTCTTGGGCCAAGAGTCAGCTACCATCAAAGAAGGACTGTGCActgattttgttactcttgggaaGGCTATTTTATCATTTCCGGTAAATATACCATTCACCCGGTTCAACAAAGGTATGGCTGCAAGTGCGAAGATACGGAAGGCTATCACAAATATTGCCCACAAGAGGGAAGAGTCACTATTGCAGGAAGCAAATGCCACTTCTGATAATGACTTCATCAGCTACATGCTCATTCTTCGTTCTCAAGGTGCCCACTCCCTCACTCTGGAAGACATTGTAGACAACACGATGGGCCTCATCGTAGGGGCACACGAGACGACTTCTGCTCTTATCACCTTCATGATCCGGTACCTCTACAATGAGCCAGATATCCTTGACAAAGTTACTAGAG AGCAAGATGAGATTGCACAGAATAAAAACCCAAAAGATGCTCTAACTTGGGATGATGTTGCAAAGATGAAATATACGTGGAAAGTGGCAATGGAGACACTAAGAACAATTCCTCCAGTTTTTGGGAGCTTCCGAACAACTACCAAAGACATTGAATACCAGGGTTACCATATCCCAAAAGGCTGGAAA GTCTTCGCAGCGCAAAGTGTGACACATATGGACTCGCAATTCTTTCATGAGCCTAACAAATTCAATCCTTCCCGGTTTGAGAAATCCGCCCCTCCGTACTGCTACATGCCATTTGGAGGGGGTCCAAGAATGTGCCCTGGTAATGTGTTTGCAAGGGTAGAAACTATGGTGGCCATGCACTATCTAGTAAGGCAGTTCAGGTGGGAAATAACGTGTGAAAAGGAAACCTACAAGAGGGATCCAAAGCCGACGCCCATCCTTGGACTTCCAATTAAACTCAAGTTGAGACCCCTTGCCAAAAACCTCCAAGTCACCACTATGGATACCGAAATAGGTTAA